The following coding sequences are from one Leptolyngbya sp. NIES-3755 window:
- a CDS encoding HNH endonuclease (similar to AA sequence:cyanobase_aa:Ava_0227): MSSRNKLSPELQRQIRERAEYLCEYCHASEKWQYVQFTIDHIIPISQGGTDALDNLALACFHCNRKKTDKTTSINAQSKTNISLFNPRRDYWNDHFIWSADGLRIIGLTEIATVTISALVLNRERVINIRAADSAIGRHPPKGDAIQSPSDRASN, encoded by the coding sequence ATGTCATCCCGCAACAAACTATCCCCCGAACTCCAGCGACAGATTCGAGAACGTGCTGAATATCTTTGCGAATACTGCCATGCCTCTGAGAAATGGCAATACGTTCAATTCACGATCGACCACATCATTCCCATCAGCCAGGGCGGAACTGATGCACTCGATAATCTCGCTCTCGCTTGCTTTCACTGCAATCGCAAAAAAACTGACAAAACCACCTCGATCAATGCCCAATCCAAAACAAACATTTCCTTATTTAACCCCCGTCGCGATTACTGGAATGATCATTTCATTTGGTCTGCCGATGGACTCAGAATCATTGGCTTAACTGAGATCGCGACGGTCACGATTTCTGCATTGGTTCTCAATCGAGAACGAGTCATCAATATTCGCGCTGCTGATTCTGCGATCGGAAGACATCCACCCAAAGGAGATGCCATTCAATCTCCAAGCGATCGCGCTTCAAATTAA
- a CDS encoding hypothetical protein (hypothetical protein N9414_13535;~similar to AA sequence:cyanobase_aa:LBDG_36020) translates to MSLKLFTPEEYLDLEAGAKFRSDYDAGIITPKSGGTLDHNRICGNFLCLLSLALKAQNYEIFAIDIKVWIPTFQKFRYPNLMVIAGEPKFYKNYKTAIDHFYKTQPKHWQVDQFDDQDVEIQLRSVDVKLAIADIYDRVQFDQAN, encoded by the coding sequence ATGTCGTTGAAGCTGTTTACGCCTGAAGAATATTTGGATTTGGAAGCAGGCGCAAAATTTAGAAGCGATTATGATGCAGGAATCATTACGCCCAAGTCAGGTGGGACTTTAGACCATAATCGCATTTGTGGGAATTTTCTTTGTCTTTTGAGTTTGGCATTGAAAGCTCAGAATTACGAAATTTTCGCGATCGATATCAAGGTTTGGATTCCAACCTTTCAAAAATTTCGGTATCCGAATTTGATGGTAATTGCTGGTGAACCAAAGTTTTACAAGAATTACAAGACTGCGATCGATCATTTCTACAAAACCCAACCGAAACACTGGCAGGTCGATCAATTTGATGATCAAGATGTGGAGATTCAACTGCGATCGGTGGATGTGAAATTAGCGATCGCGGATATTTACGATAGAGTGCAGTTTGATCAGGCGAATTGA
- a CDS encoding cytochrome b6-f complex subunit IV (similar to AA sequence:cyanobase_aa:LBDG_36010) → MATVKKPDLSDPQLRAKLAKGMGHNYYGEPAWPNDLLYIFPVVILGTIALCVGLAVLDPAMNGEPANPFATPLEILPEWYLYPVFNILRLVPNKLLGVVLMGSVPLGLIAVPFIENVNKFQNPFRRPVAMAVFLFGTFVTMWLGIGAIFPVSQGLTLGLF, encoded by the coding sequence ATGGCAACTGTTAAGAAGCCGGATCTCAGCGATCCTCAATTGCGTGCGAAGTTGGCGAAAGGCATGGGTCACAATTACTACGGTGAACCTGCTTGGCCCAACGACTTGCTTTATATCTTCCCGGTCGTGATCTTAGGTACGATCGCACTTTGTGTCGGTTTGGCGGTGCTCGATCCTGCAATGAATGGTGAGCCTGCAAATCCGTTCGCAACCCCGCTCGAAATTCTGCCTGAGTGGTATCTGTACCCTGTCTTCAACATTCTCCGCCTCGTGCCGAACAAGCTCTTGGGTGTGGTGTTGATGGGTTCGGTTCCCCTGGGCTTGATTGCGGTTCCGTTCATCGAAAACGTGAACAAGTTCCAAAACCCCTTCCGTCGTCCGGTGGCGATGGCAGTGTTCTTGTTTGGAACCTTTGTCACGATGTGGCTCGGAATTGGTGCAATCTTCCCGGTAAGCCAAGGGTTGACCCTCGGTTTGTTCTAA
- a CDS encoding hypothetical protein (similar to AA sequence:cyanobase_aa:AM1_5866): MTNSLIPALRTLPNTLPIDGAVRLELEEGVPIFKASELVQTRIETLLTKQQTSELTPAEIQELDSYEEMDDYLSFVNRTLRNLYLTQS; the protein is encoded by the coding sequence ATGACAAATTCACTCATCCCTGCTCTGCGAACCCTTCCAAACACACTGCCGATCGATGGAGCCGTTCGCCTAGAACTCGAAGAAGGCGTTCCTATCTTCAAAGCCTCTGAACTTGTTCAAACCCGCATCGAAACCTTACTGACCAAACAACAAACCAGTGAACTCACTCCAGCAGAAATTCAGGAGCTTGACAGTTACGAAGAGATGGATGATTATTTGAGCTTTGTCAATCGCACCCTTCGCAATCTTTATCTCACTCAAAGCTAG
- a CDS encoding cytochrome b6 (similar to AA sequence:cyanobase_aa:LBDG_36000): MANVYDWFDERLEIGALAEDVTSKYVPPHVNIFYCLGGITLVCFLIQFATGFAMTFYYKPTVAEAFSSVQYIMNEVNFGWLIRSIHRWSASMMVLMMILHVFRVYLTGGFKKPRELTWVTGVVLAVITVSFGVTGYSLPWDQVGYWAVKIVSGVPEAIPVVGTLIADLLRGGASVGQSTLTRYYSAHTFVLPWLIAVFMLAHFLMIRKQGISGPL, encoded by the coding sequence ATGGCAAATGTGTATGACTGGTTCGATGAGCGCCTGGAAATCGGAGCGCTTGCCGAAGACGTAACCAGCAAGTACGTGCCTCCCCATGTCAACATCTTTTATTGCTTGGGCGGCATTACGCTGGTGTGCTTTTTAATCCAGTTCGCGACTGGGTTTGCAATGACTTTTTACTACAAGCCAACCGTTGCCGAAGCATTCTCCTCCGTTCAGTACATCATGAACGAAGTGAACTTTGGCTGGCTGATTCGCTCCATCCATCGCTGGTCTGCCTCGATGATGGTGTTGATGATGATTCTGCACGTGTTCCGCGTTTACCTCACTGGCGGTTTCAAAAAGCCCCGTGAGTTGACCTGGGTAACGGGCGTAGTCTTGGCAGTGATCACCGTGTCTTTCGGTGTGACCGGATACTCCCTACCTTGGGACCAAGTGGGCTACTGGGCGGTGAAAATCGTTTCTGGTGTGCCTGAAGCTATCCCCGTCGTGGGAACGCTGATTGCAGACTTGCTGAGAGGCGGTGCAAGCGTCGGTCAATCGACCCTCACCCGCTACTACAGCGCACATACTTTCGTCTTGCCCTGGTTGATCGCCGTCTTCATGTTGGCGCACTTCCTGATGATTCGGAAGCAAGGAATTTCTGGTCCGTTATAA
- a CDS encoding hypothetical protein (hypothetical protein L8106_30180;~similar to AA sequence:cyanobase_aa:LBDG_48790): MTDETQPDQSPPLIFICYAHKDNEDSEFKQRCLDRLLQHLAPLEFDEEAIIWCDRELQIGNEWNPEILKALNSAKVAIALLSPAFFASSYIRTKEMPMILEQVDKGQTTLLPIMLSPCLVAESKFRYRDQHGEEQKRSLNDFQASNDMKRPLKGVPEHEQDAILLRVTQRAREIVTGKKPNVPIGGELRKDTPNNLPRSATDTFVGRAEALIEIHDRLQAGQSVAICAVSGMGGIGKTELALQYAIRKQAEIALQSSSMMGTESFVAELHQLAV, translated from the coding sequence ATGACAGACGAAACGCAGCCCGATCAATCTCCTCCTTTGATCTTCATTTGCTATGCCCATAAGGACAATGAGGACTCCGAGTTTAAGCAACGCTGTCTCGATCGACTTCTACAACATCTTGCCCCATTAGAATTTGATGAAGAGGCAATCATTTGGTGCGATCGAGAACTCCAAATCGGAAACGAGTGGAATCCGGAGATTCTGAAGGCGCTGAACTCTGCAAAAGTTGCGATCGCGCTCCTGAGTCCAGCGTTTTTTGCTTCGTCTTACATTCGTACCAAAGAAATGCCGATGATTTTGGAGCAGGTAGACAAGGGACAAACCACTTTACTGCCGATTATGCTCAGTCCTTGTCTGGTTGCCGAATCCAAGTTTCGATATCGCGACCAACATGGAGAAGAACAGAAGCGATCGCTGAATGATTTCCAGGCATCGAATGACATGAAGCGACCCTTAAAGGGAGTGCCAGAACATGAACAGGATGCAATTTTGCTCCGGGTGACGCAACGAGCGCGGGAGATTGTCACCGGAAAAAAGCCTAATGTTCCCATCGGTGGGGAACTGAGAAAAGATACACCGAATAACTTACCGCGATCGGCAACGGATACTTTTGTCGGGAGAGCGGAGGCACTGATCGAGATTCACGATCGATTGCAAGCGGGTCAATCGGTGGCGATTTGTGCGGTGTCGGGGATGGGCGGCATTGGCAAGACGGAATTGGCGCTGCAATATGCGATCAGAAAACAGGCTGAAATCGCCTTACAAAGCTCATCCATGATGGGGACCGAATCCTTTGTCGCTGAACTCCACCAACTCGCAGTCTAG
- a CDS encoding hypothetical protein (similar to AA sequence:cyanobase_aa:Npun_R1178), with protein MSTKISAKLSYTDRAAVFDALELIKAKLPFLTSMTQEQRKALPKMGDRSQAFVTKALEVAKQNPEILPGTFNLEEMRLDVELFETLYPIVAAFAQLEGMLDDTYKIVGSEAYTAALKVYNYAKASGDEAGLAPAIEELGQRFARRQKRDKAQPASV; from the coding sequence ATGTCCACCAAAATTAGTGCAAAACTCAGTTACACAGATCGAGCCGCAGTCTTTGATGCGCTTGAGTTGATCAAAGCAAAACTGCCATTTCTCACTAGCATGACCCAAGAGCAGCGCAAGGCTCTACCGAAAATGGGTGATCGTTCTCAAGCCTTTGTCACCAAAGCACTTGAAGTTGCTAAACAAAATCCTGAGATTCTGCCGGGAACGTTTAACCTTGAGGAAATGCGTCTGGATGTCGAACTGTTTGAAACCCTGTATCCAATCGTGGCTGCCTTCGCCCAACTCGAAGGAATGCTTGACGATACCTATAAAATTGTCGGCAGTGAAGCTTACACCGCAGCACTCAAAGTCTATAACTATGCTAAAGCGAGTGGAGATGAGGCAGGACTCGCACCCGCGATCGAGGAATTAGGTCAACGCTTCGCCCGCAGACAGAAAAGAGACAAAGCTCAACCCGCCTCGGTTTAG